From the Astatotilapia calliptera chromosome 6, fAstCal1.2, whole genome shotgun sequence genome, one window contains:
- the LOC113023299 gene encoding solute carrier family 22 member 7-like: MRFDNVLAEINGFGRFQLRTFLLLIIPRLTLPFNFLLNNFITFIPSHHCDIRSQNNGGVFRNLSLEERLNVNIPFEQDGSLSSCQMFAEPQYQLLSNSSNLTYIPTMPCQNGWIYDTTIFRSTLATEWDLVCDKKKMNRATATIFFVGVMLGSGIFGFLSDRFGRKKTLLLSYMASFIFGIATALSYNFLMFATMRFCTGLGLSGISISSFVLCLEWVEIRHRTTVAVLMSLDWSVGCVILPGVAYLINDWRFLTAAVISPLFPAMLCWWWLPESARWLMSNGKTDDAHFYLSRCATVNGREDVMADLKPEVLSTVILVEDENRKYSYLDLVKTPKMRRRALLSGIVWFGVAFAYYGISLNISGFGVNIYLTQFIYGVIEIPAKGFVFFTVDKIGRRWNQAGMLILTGLLIFSSVFIHADRGDLRTAVGALGKMFSEGSFTIVFLYTTELYPTVMRQNGLGYCSFMARVGVAVSPLIMLLEDVWVNLPSFVFSLVALGSGLSASLLPETYNVRLPETIEDVEQTTRRSVSASDEKSPACAFLSVQSKSP; encoded by the exons ATGAGGTTTGACAATGTGCTGGCAGAGATCAATGGCTTTGGAAGATTCCAACTAAGAACATTCCTCTTGTTAATAATTCCACGGCTGACTTTACCATTTAACTTCCTGCtgaataattttattacatttattcccTCTCACCACTGTGATATCAGGTCTCAGAATAATGGAGGTGTTTTCAGGAATTTATCTTTGGAAGAGAGGCTCAATGTTAATATCCCTTTTGAGCAGGATGGGAGTTTGAGCTCCTGTCAGATGTTTGCAGAGCCTCAGTACCAACTGCTGTCAAACTCTTCCAACTTAACCTACATACCCACAATGCCATGCCAGAATGGTTGGATATATGACACCACCATCTTCAGATCTACTCTGGCTACAGAG TGGGATCTGGTTtgtgacaagaaaaaaatgaacagagCCACGGCCACCATATTCTTTGTGGGGGTCATGTTAGGATCAGGAATATTTGGCTTCCTTAGTGACAG GTTTGGCCGGAAAAaaacacttctgttgtcttACATGGCAAGTTTCATTTTTGGGATTGCGACCGCTTTGTCCTATAATTTCCTAATGTTTGCCACAATGAGATTTTGTACTGGACTCGGACTCTCTGGAATTAGTATAAGCTCCTTCGTCCTCT GTCTTGAATGGGTGGAAATCAGGCATCGGACTACAGTGGCTGTTTTAATGAGCTTGGACTGGAGTGTTGGTTGTGTTATTCTACCTGGAGTGGCCTATTTGATCAATGATTGGAGATTCCTGACTGCTGCTGTAATCTCCCCACTGTTTCCAGCTATGCTCTGTTGGTG GTGGCTCCCTGAGTCTGCCAGGTGGCTGATGAGTAATGGAAAAACGGATGACGCTCATTTTTACCTGAGTAGATGTGCAACAGTTAACGGCAGAGAGGATGTCATGGCTGACTTAAAACCTGAG GTTCTGTCTACAGTAATACTTGTAGAAGATGAAAACAGAAAGTATTCCTATTTGGACCTCGTGAAGACACCCAAAATGAGAAGGCGCGCTCTACTTAGTGGCATTGTGTG GTTTGGAGTGGCCTTCGCTTATTACGGGATCAGCTTGAATATCAGCGGATTTGGTGTGAACATTTATCTCACACAGTTCATCTATGGTGTCATAGAGATTCCAGCCAAAGGATTCGTCTTTTTCACCGTAGACAAAATAGGTCGAAGGTGGAATCAAGCCGGGATGCTCATTTTGACTGGGCTGCTTATATTCAGCAGTGTGTTTATCCATGCAG ataGGGGGGATCTTCGGACAGCTGTGGGAGCTTTGGGCAAGATGTTTTCAGAGGGCTCTTTTACAATCGTTTTTCTGTACACAACGGAGCTTTATCCCACAGTAATGAG GCAAAATGGATTGGGATACTGTTCCTTTATGGCCCGTGTAGGTGTGGCTGTATCCCCCTTGATCATGCTCCTTGAAGACGTGTGGGTGAATCtgccaagttttgttttttccctggtGGCTTTAGGCTCCGGACTGTCAGCTTCTTTGCTCCCTGAGACGTACAATGTGCGTTTGCCGGAGACTATTGAGGACGTGGAACAGACAAC AAGACGATCAGTCTCCGCCTCTGATGAGAAATCTCCTGCCTGTGCGTTTTTG